The Diadema setosum chromosome 1, eeDiaSeto1, whole genome shotgun sequence genome has a window encoding:
- the LOC140227419 gene encoding SUMO-activating enzyme subunit 1-like, translating into MQDQQITEEEAELYDRQIRLWGLDAQKRLRASSILLVGLGGLGAEVCKNVVLAGVKSVTLMDSEVLSKNDSSSQFLASREDCGKNRAVASRQRAQNLNPNVDVQVEVGDITEKPEEFFKQFDIVCLTCCSPTTMMRINDMCHRNDIKFFAGDVYGFYGFSFTDLNHHSFVEEKVKKVKGSSATDSQAKKLKADPTETVFVKKTMTFHRLKEAFEKDWSGLSEKQLKRAPYIFFILRALFMFHSKFGRKLQPVSAENDRTELQRLHNEAFNEMGLKSDVITTDYTEYCTGELGPTCAIVGGIIGQEMIKAASGRDAPLNNFFLYDGVESVGMVDSITAA; encoded by the exons ATGCAAGACCAGCAAATTACTGAAGAGGAAGCAGAACTGTATGATAGACAGATACGGTTGTGGGGACTGGATGCACAAAAACG CTTGAGGGCCAGCAGCATACTTCTTGTTGGCTTGGGAGGTCTTGGAGCAGAGGTATGCAAGAATGTTGTCCTTGCTGGCGTCAAATCTGTCACACTCATGGATTCTGAGGTTCTATCCAAAAATGATTCCAGCTCACAGTTTCTTGCCTCCAGGGAAGACTGCGGCAAAAAT AGGGCGGTTGCCTCCAGACAGAGAGCCCAGAACCTCAATCCCAATGTGGATGTGCAGGTGGAAGTTGGAGACATAACAGAGAAGCCTGAAGAATTCTTCAAACAGTTTGACATTGTGTGCCTGACCTGCTGCAGCCCTACAACCATGATGAGGATCAATGATATGTGCCACAGAAACGACATCAAGTTCTTTGCTGGGGACGTCTATGGCTTCTATGGATTCTCATTTACTGATCTGAACCATCACAGCTTTGTGGA AGAGAAAGTCAAAAAAGTGAAGGGAAGCAGTGCCACAGATAGCCAGGCAAAGAAACTCAAGGCTGACCCAACAGAAACAGTGTTTGTCAAGAAAACCATGACATTCCATCGCCTAAAGGAGGCTTTTGAGAAGGACTGGTCAGGTCTGTCTGAGAAGCAACTCAAGAGGGCACcctacattttcttcattttgagaG CCCTTTTCATGTTTCACAGCAAGTTTGGGCGAAAGCTGCAGCCAGTGAGTGCAGAAAACGACAGAACTGAATTGCAGCGATTGCATAACGAGGCCTTCAATGAGATGGGACTGAAGAGCGATGTAATAACCACTGATTACACTGA ATACTGTACTGGAGAGTTAGGGCCCACTTGTGCCATCGTGGGTGGGATCATTGGGCAAGAAATGATCAAG gctgCATCAGGAAGGGATGCACCGCTGAATAATTTCTTCCTCTATGATGGAGTTGAGAGTGTTGGGATGGTGGACTCAATCACAGCTGCTTGA